TAACAATTGGCTTTTTAAAACGACCACTATCAGCTAGTTGCTGCTTGGACTTGTGAGCAGCCTCAAGTTGCTGATCGCTATGTGTAAAAATTACAGTTTTATAAGATTCACCGCGGTCGTGGAATTGACCTCCCGCATCAGTTGGATCAATTTGCATCCAAAATATTTCAAGCAAACGCTCATAACTAAATACTGTTGGCTCAAATTCAATTTGAACAACCTCAACATGGCCAGAATCACCGCGCTTTACATCTTCATATGTTGGGTTTTCAATATGGCCACCCATATAACCACTTGTTACTTTATTAATACCATCCCACTCTACAAATGGCTTAACCATACACCAAAAACAGCCACCAGCAAATGTTGCTTTTTTCATCTAAACACACTCCAAGTTGCTAATAAATATAGTTATTATATCCTGTTCAAGTCATTCAAGCAATGCATTTTTTGATAGTAATACAAGTGTTTTCATAATAATTGTTGCCATTCATAGAGATTTGCAACTAATTCCATCTTAATTCGTCTATACTTCATGTAAATAGAAAGGAAGTTATTTT
This portion of the Solibacillus daqui genome encodes:
- the msrA gene encoding peptide-methionine (S)-S-oxide reductase MsrA; this translates as MKKATFAGGCFWCMVKPFVEWDGINKVTSGYMGGHIENPTYEDVKRGDSGHVEVVQIEFEPTVFSYERLLEIFWMQIDPTDAGGQFHDRGESYKTVIFTHSDQQLEAAHKSKQQLADSGRFKKPIVTEIQEAATFWPAEDYHQDYYKKEQKHYKEDREKSGRDSFIDAHWK